AAATAGAATATTAGAAAAGTTTTTAAACGTAAGGACTAGGAAAGAATATAAATTCTATGTTATATTGGTACATAATTCTTTAACGAGTTGAAGGGGGAAAGTAAATGAGATACTTAACATCTGGAGAATCACATGGACCACAGTTAACGACCATCATTGAAGGGCTGCCGGCTGGAATGCCGCTTGAAGCTGAAGATATAAATGAAAACCTGGCAAGAAGGCAGAAAGGCTATGGGCGCGGACGAAGAATGCAAATAGAAAAGGACCGTGCTTCGATTGTCGGCGGGGTAAGGCACGGATATACCCTAGGCTCTCCTTTAGGATTGGTTGTGGAGAATAAAGACTGGACTCACTGGACGAAGGTGATGGGAATCGAACCCCTTCTTGAGGGTGGGGAAGAAGAAGTGAAGAGGAAGATCTCGAGACCGAGACCAGGTCACGCGGATCTCGTCGGCGGAATGAAATATGGACATAGAGATTTAAGGAATGTCCTGGAACGTTCGTCTGCCAGGGAGACGACTGTAAGGGTGGCTGCAGGAGCCGTTGCTAAGAAGCTGTTGAAGCTATTGGATATAGAAGTCGTCGGACATGTCCTTGAAATCGGAGGCATTAAAGCCGAAAAGCTTCATTATGATTCAATAAATGAACTGAGAGAGATCACGGAAGAATCTCCTGTCCGCTGCCTGGATGAAGAGGCTGCCGGGAAAATGATGAACCTGATAGATGAAGCAAAGCAGAATGGGGATTCCATAGGCGGGGTCGTGGAAGTCATCGTTGAGGGGATGCCTGCAGGAGTGGGCAGTTATGTTCATTATGACCGTAAGCTTGATGCGAAAATTGCCATGGCTGTCATGAGTATCAATGCATTTAAAGGGGTAGAATTCGGCTTGGGCTTTGAAATGGCAAGAAAGCCTGGAAGTGAAGTGCATGATGAAATTGCATGGAGCGAAGAGCTTGGGTACTACAGGAAAACGAATCGTTTAGGAGGATTTGAAGGAGGTATGACAACGGGTATGCCAATCCGTGTCAAAGGTGTCATGAAGCCGATCCCGACTCTCTACAAGCCTCTCCAGAGTGTGGACATCGAAACGAAGGAACCCTTTAAAGCAAGCATCGAGAGGTCGGACAGTTGTGCGGTTCCAGCTGCGAGCGTAGTAGCGGAAGCCGTAGTGGCATGGGAACTTGCCGCTGGCATCGTCGAACAATTCAATAGTGATCAATTTGAGAAACTTCGTCAGGATATCAATAGACAACGCCAGGATTCAAAGGAGTATTAATGAAAT
The DNA window shown above is from Rossellomorea vietnamensis and carries:
- the aroC gene encoding chorismate synthase, which gives rise to MRYLTSGESHGPQLTTIIEGLPAGMPLEAEDINENLARRQKGYGRGRRMQIEKDRASIVGGVRHGYTLGSPLGLVVENKDWTHWTKVMGIEPLLEGGEEEVKRKISRPRPGHADLVGGMKYGHRDLRNVLERSSARETTVRVAAGAVAKKLLKLLDIEVVGHVLEIGGIKAEKLHYDSINELREITEESPVRCLDEEAAGKMMNLIDEAKQNGDSIGGVVEVIVEGMPAGVGSYVHYDRKLDAKIAMAVMSINAFKGVEFGLGFEMARKPGSEVHDEIAWSEELGYYRKTNRLGGFEGGMTTGMPIRVKGVMKPIPTLYKPLQSVDIETKEPFKASIERSDSCAVPAASVVAEAVVAWELAAGIVEQFNSDQFEKLRQDINRQRQDSKEY